The Miscanthus floridulus cultivar M001 chromosome 6, ASM1932011v1, whole genome shotgun sequence genomic interval TATATGCTACTGAAACGCACGAAACACGTTTGCTACTGCAGTCTCATTTTTCGCTCTCATCACGTCTTCTGCTATTTTGTTGTAATTCagggtgcaagatacgtgcacgcaCGCCCCACACATTCTCCTCTGAATAAAGTCCGCTCACACAGGAAATATTCCGTGCAATTAACACATTTTTCCTCTTTTTCTATAAATAATCCGTCCGCTTTTGTTAGCTTTTTCTCCCACGCGCTGTGACAGTCAGATCCCTCTCAACACGATCCCCTCCACTCCCCAAGTTTGAACTGGACTCGCGGTCCGCGGCTCTCATCACGTCTTTCGCACTACTCTCGGCTCCAGCCCACGCCACGCCTGGCGCTGGCACGAATTCTCGGACGCAAAACCCGGAGGCGAACGCGGGTGTGCCCCTAGCCGCCCACTGCCCCCGCGCCCGTCATTAATCCTCCGCCGCGCCCGCCTGCCACCCACTTCCCCTCCCCGCTACGCGTACACTCCTCACCCTTGTCTTCTCCCTCCTCGCCTCGAACCAACGCCGCTGCGCGTGTTTATAGCTGCCGCCCCCtccactcctctctctctctctctctctctctctctacgcgTTCGTCTCTGTCTGTGCGCGAAAAGTACAGTACGCGTCACTGCgccgcaccgcaccgagagaGATCGCCGCTGCGCTGGAGATGAGATGAGAGGAGCCGTCTTCCTGGCGCTCctggccgccgctgccgccgccgtcttcggcggcgcggcggcggcggcggcttccgagggccggccgacggcggcggtggaggtggaCCCGTCGTGGCGGTTCTCGAGCCGGCGCCTGCGGGACGCGTACGTCGCGCTGCAGACGTGGAAGCGGCAGGCCATCTTCTCCGACCCCTACAACCTCACCGCCGACTGGGTCGGCCCGGGGGTCTGCAACTACACGGGCGTCTACTGCGCGCCGCTCCCCTCCGCCTCCGGCCCCGACCGCCGCGGCGCGCTCGCCGTCGCCGGGGTCGACCTCAACCACGGCGACATCGCGGGGTTCCTCCCGCCCGAGCTCGGCCTCCTCGCCGACCTCGCCCTGCTCCACCTCAACTCCAACCGCTTCTGCGGCGTCCTCCCGCACGcgctccgccgcctccgcctcctccacGAGCTCGACCTCAGCAACAACCGCTTCGTCGGCCCGTTCCCGGACGTCGTGCTCGACCTCCCGGCGCTCCGCTTCCTCGACCTCCGGTTCAACGACTTCGAGGGCGCCGTGccggcccgcctcttcgaccgcCCGCTCGACGCCATCTTCCTCAACCACAACCGCCTCCGCTTCCAGCTCCCCGACAACTTCGGCAACTCGCCGGCGTCCGTCGTCGTCCTCGCGCACAACACATTTGGCGGATGCCTCCCGGCGAGCGTCGCCAACATGTCCGGGACGCTTAACGAGATCCTGCTCATCAACAACGGCCTCACCTCCTGCTTCCCGCCGGAGATCGGCCTGCTGCGGGAGCTCACCGTGCTCGACGTCAGCTTCAACCAGCTCGCCGGCCCGCTGCCGCCGGAGCTCACACTGATGAGGAAGCTCGAGCAGCTGGACGTCGCGCACAACCTGCTCACCGGCGCGATACCGCCGGGGATATGCGACCTGCCGCGCCTCAAGAACTTCACGTTCGCCTACAACTTCTTCACGGGCGAGCCGCCGGCGTGCGCGCGCGTCGTGCCGCGGGACAGCGACCGGAGCAATTGCCTGCCCAACCGCCCCGCGCAGCGGACGCCGCAGCAGTGCGCCGCGTTCTACGCCCGCCCACCTGTCAACTGCGCCGCGTTCCACTGCAAGCCGTTCGTCCCGCCAATGCCGCCGCCGCGGCTCCCATCACCACCGCCGCCAATGCTCCCATCACCTCCCCCGCCGATGCTCCCATCACCGCCCCCGCCGATGCTTCCACCACCACCCCCGCCTTCGCCACCtccaccatcgccgccgccgccgtctccacCTCCGCCACTTCCGTCTCCTCCGCCGCCATCACCACCGCTgccctcaccaccaccaccacctccactgctgccgtcaccaccaccaccatcaccactgcTGCATTCcccacctccaccatcctcgcTCCCTCCCGCGCCAGTCTACCACCCACCACCACAGTGCCCGCCATGCCCCGttctgccgccaccgccgccgtgcaCTCCAACGCATCCATGGCCTCCGCCACCACCATATTACCCCGGTCCATTGCCACCCACATACCCTGTCCGATATGCATCACCTCCTCCCCCACAGCAGCACCATCCATAGCCATCAGTATACCCATATCAATATGGATCGCCGCCACCCCCTCCGCTGCATTGATACAAAGAATCTCAAACGCAAGGCAACCCCTCTGGCAATAGCTAGCAGCCAGATTCACCGATGTACGTGGTCATTGTCATGCTTAGCAAATAGGTGTTGGTTGATGGCTACAGGCAGCCGTTGGTGCTAAAAGGGATTGGATTGAAGGTGATGGTTTAGGTTTGGGATTGGTGGTTAATTGGCTGTGAATAAGAATAAGAGTTTGAGAGGGACAGAGGAGGATTGTAGGTGCAGGGATATATCATATATCtgggtgtatagagaagtttcaGTTCTGTTAAGTTCATTCAGACATAAAAGTTTAGAACAACAAAATTCCAGTGACATTTGTTCCTTTTTGTATCACAGCTATTGTTGGTTATTTATTCTTATATCATTATTCAGTTCTATTTTAGCATTATCATTTTTGTTTATCTTTTTCTGGGTTCTGTTTATTCTCTACAACATGTTAGTcttgttattatttttaaatcaTCTTTGTTTTTCCTTTCCTCTCCTTGTTGTGCTCTGTTACTTTTTGCAAGCAATTCATTGCATACAGCAGTTTACAAGTGAAATCAGAAACATGTTTTGGATAGAACTTTTCATTTTCCATTCCACCTGTTCCTGGCTTGCACAACCTGTATAATTAGGGGATGACCTGGTTTTGTGTTTGCCCCTGTGGTTTGAATGGCATTGAGAACATTAGCGCTAGTTGATCTGATTGTGATAGGGACTGTAAGAGTTTAGGTTATGTTATTCTGCACTTGGCTTGGTTTGTGTCCCATTCCTTGAGCAGCTTCAGCTTCAAGTGGATGGTAGAAACCCGTTTGGTTGTTTAATTGGTTGTGTCCCATTGGTGCTACTGATGAAAGAAATTCCACTCCCTCTGTAGAAAATCTAGTAGCAGGATTTTGAACTTTTTAACTCAGGGCTTTGGTTctaaataagtcacctacttataagttaaaaagtgaaataagtgattgattttgtcaaacaccaccaacttataagtcacctctgcttataagttttaagctgGTTCatccctgcttaaaacttataagccaccATTTTCCGCGTGGGGCACACGCCCAACCCTATCGGCAGCAGCCGCACCACACGACCCCGCGCCCCTCTCACCCGCAGACCGCCCCTCCCCTGCCTCCCTCCCGTTCtcaccgccgcctcctccctcCCAATCTCGCACGAGCCGCCGCTCGTCGCCACCTAGCCGCCGCAGTCGCCCGCCACCGTTCCCATTTCCCCACCGTTGGCTACTTCTAGATCTCGGCGCCGTCGCTGCCCCCCGCCACCATGGCCGGCAGCAGTTCGAGGAACTTGCTCAACCTTTTCATTGATTCTCAGGCCGGCGACGAGGAAGACGAGTTCTTCGGTGACGGATCACAGGTCGGGAACTACTCCCCGTCGACTGGATTCGTCCCTCCGCCCCATCCGAGCACGGCCGGATTCTTCGATCCGGCGGCGGCTGGAGTCCTCCCTCCGCGCTCGGGTGGATTCAGCGCACCGCCCGCTCCTCCCTTCATGGATCCGCCCGCGCCAGAGGGCCTGGACCTCAACTCCCAGGCGGCGGCGTTTCCCGGCCTGGGCGACTACCAGCGCGTGGTGCAGTGCGACGAGGCCCCTGCCCGTCGACGCAGCGGCAAGCATGTTGTGGCGACGCATGGTCGCGACAGATCTGCGGGCCGAGGTGCAGGTGGTCGTGGATCCACGTCCAGTGCCGGCATCCCTCATCGTCCGACGAGGTCAGGGGCTGCGCGCGGTGGTGGAGGTGTTGCGCGCGCCAGGTCCCTAACCAATGCCGCACACGCACAGAGTGCAAGCCGCATCGACGTGGACGATGACGAGGAGTGCTTCTACGGGAGCAGGTCCATGGCGACCGATGGCTCCAACATGCTCCTGAactctgatgaggaggaagacgacTCCAATGAGGTAACATTTGCAGCGTTGATGTGTTTCACAATTGCAATGTAGGTCATAGTATCGTTTTGTAATCGAGTTGCAATGCATTACATCGTGGATTTGATACTGCTAAATAGAATGAACAAAGGATAGAACTTTTTTAAAAAATTAGTCGTGCGCGAGATTAGTGCCGGGAATCGCCCGAACAATCAAATGTCCTCTGTTGGGTGGAAGAACATATGCAAGGATTTTCATAGAGCCTGTGGACATAACTATAATGTGAAGGCTATGAAGAATAGGTACACCCAAGCAAAGGTTTTGGCAACTTTCTGGAAAGAGGTACAGGTGAAATCCAGTGGACTAGGCCGAGGTCCAAATGGTGAAATCCTAGCAAGCGAGACGTGGTGGCAAGCTAATACCAAGATAACTGATCCTGTTCTTAGCCAAATTAATTTGTTTGTTGCTTATAAACTGGTACTCATGACCTTTTTTCTCATATTTCTGGGGAGAACTGAGTGTTACAAAGTGTTCAAGGACCGAGTGCCCCCCTACCTAGATGATTTGATGCTGATATTCGATCATGTGATAGTAGATGGAACATCTGCATTTTGTCCTAGATTTGAGGAGGCAGAAAATCAGCCGAGCAAAGGTAAAGGTGTTGCAGGAGACCTTTATGATCTCACTGGAGAAGATGACCCGTACAGTCCCATGAGCACTGGTCCGAATCGGCCTACCAGCAGTAGTGGAAGCAAGAGGCCCAGCAGCACTACCACAACAGGAGAGAGCCCTACCAAGAAAACCAAGAGTCCCATGGTCAAAGCTCTTAGGGGACTGGTTGCTGAAATCAAGATTGACagggaggaagagaagaagaaagaggacaaTTATGCCAAGAGGGAGGAGGCTCGGTCCAAGGCCATTGTCACTACACAAGCCCAGATCATGGAGCAGAAGCGCCAAGCAATTCAAGCTGAGATGGATGAATGTGTAGCTCTTGCTAAAGAGTGTGGGGTAGCTGAAGCCTCCGTTGAGATGTGGGTGGCTTCACAGTTGTTCATGGATGGTAACAAGAGGACCTTCTTTAGAGCTATCAAGACTCTTGAAGCCCGACTTGTGTGGATCCAGATGCACTGCAAGCAAAGAGGATTTGTGTAGCTGTTAAAGTCATGTGCTATGAGTCATGTCGTTTGAACTTTAATCGTGTCATGTCGTTTGAACTTTTTGTTGTGTGATGTGAAGTATTTGTGTCAAgtgatgtgaactatttgtgTTCAGTGAAGTATGGATGTCATGAGTAATATTTGTGAGCATGTTTTGAATTGGTGTGAACTTGTGCATATGAGCCACCCTATTCTGTCACTTATGGGTACTAATTTGATGCTGCATATTTGTTTGTAGCACTGGATTGCTGCCACCATGGACCAGTGGGCAGAggaggatgaagaagaggaggaagaggaggccgCAGCAGCAAAGCAGAGGAAGAATTTGATATTCAGCGCTACAGAACTCATTGATACGTACCACCTTGAGAACATGGCAAATAGAAAAGAGTACCGACAAGCTAAAGAGAGTGGATATGATTGGGTCATCCGGACACTAGGGCATAGTACTGAATGTTACAACATGTTTAGAATGGAAAGGGCAGTGTTTGATAGCCTGCACAATTTACTAGTGCAATCATATGGATTGAGGTCGACTAGGAGGATGTCATTAGTGGAATCTTTAGCAATGTTTTTATGGATGGTTAGTGCCCCTCAATCTATTTGGCAGGCTAAAAATCATTATGTTAGATCAATGGAGACACTTCATAGGAAGTTTGATAAACTGTTGGAATGTTTCGTTAAGTTGGTAGGAGACATTATTCGGCCACTAGATCCAGAGTTTATGACACCTCATCCAAGAGTACGAAATCCAATGTTTGCTCCGTTCTTTGACAATTGCATTGGAGCCATTGATGGAACACATATAGAGGTGGTCGTGCCAATGACAGAGCTCATCACACACATGAACCGAAAATCAAAGACCAGTCAGAATGTGCTAGCAATTTGTGATTTTGACTTGAGATTCACCTTTATTGTTACTGGGTGGTCTGGGTCGGTTCATGACATGAGGGTATTCAAGGCAGCACTTGACAAATTTGGAAGCCTCTTCCCACATCCTCCCCAAGGTGAATTTGGATTTTGATAAACATTTCTTTGATCAATTCGATGATTGCCACTTTTCTAACAGTTAACATTAACATTGTAGGGAAGTTTTATGTGGTGGACTCGGGTTTCTCTAACCAGCCTGGTTATCTTGCACCGTACAAAGGTACAAAGTACCATTTACAGGAGTACAACCAAGGTCCACCAACAAGAGGTAAAAAACAAACCTTTAATCATAGACATTCCCAAATTCGCAATGCAATAGAGCGTTCCTTTGGTGTACTGAAGAACAAGTGGAGGATTTTGTTACACATGCCCTCTTATCCACTACCAAAACAAAGTCAAATTATTTCAACATGCATGGCTATACATAATTACATTAGAGAGAGTAAATTGGAGGATAGAGATTTCCAAGagtgtgatgatgatgaggagttcaTTCCTATGGGGGATGAGCCTAGTCGGCTACGATGCCGACACCAACGTCGAAGATGTGCAACTCAAGCACAGGGGCAAAACACAAGTGATGATCATAACATGAACGTTTTTCGTGATTGGATAGTGGAAGGATTGCATAGAAGGAGGTAATTTGTATTTGTTTCAATGCCGAACCATGCAATTTGTATTTCTGTGTGACGACTTGTATCGATACTTGTATGGATATTTATATGCACATTTGTAATGGATTTGTAATCAATAAAATGAGATGGCCGCTGGACAGGGAGGGTGCGCAGGAAGGGAAGGAGGGGAGGTGGGGTTAACAAGGTCattaatgagcttataagtcatctacaaccaaacatgcATGACTTAGGCCGGTCTCAATGGGAGTTTAATAGAGTTTCAtaggcattaaatatgctgacatggcactgtactaatgaagagagagatgatgaaagttttatgggagtagagagagtttcatgggaatga includes:
- the LOC136457592 gene encoding leucine-rich repeat extensin-like protein 3, producing MRGAVFLALLAAAAAAVFGGAAAAAASEGRPTAAVEVDPSWRFSSRRLRDAYVALQTWKRQAIFSDPYNLTADWVGPGVCNYTGVYCAPLPSASGPDRRGALAVAGVDLNHGDIAGFLPPELGLLADLALLHLNSNRFCGVLPHALRRLRLLHELDLSNNRFVGPFPDVVLDLPALRFLDLRFNDFEGAVPARLFDRPLDAIFLNHNRLRFQLPDNFGNSPASVVVLAHNTFGGCLPASVANMSGTLNEILLINNGLTSCFPPEIGLLRELTVLDVSFNQLAGPLPPELTLMRKLEQLDVAHNLLTGAIPPGICDLPRLKNFTFAYNFFTGEPPACARVVPRDSDRSNCLPNRPAQRTPQQCAAFYARPPVNCAAFHCKPFVPPMPPPRLPSPPPPMLPSPPPPMLPSPPPPMLPPPPPPSPPPPSPPPPSPPPPLPSPPPPSPPLPSPPPPPPLLPSPPPPSPLLHSPPPPSSLPPAPVYHPPPQCPPCPVLPPPPPCTPTHPWPPPPPYYPGPLPPTYPVRYASPPPPQQHHP
- the LOC136460196 gene encoding uncharacterized protein — its product is MDQWAEEDEEEEEEEAAAAKQRKNLIFSATELIDTYHLENMANRKEYRQAKESGYDWVIRTLGHSTECYNMFRMERAVFDSLHNLLVQSYGLRSTRRMSLVESLAMFLWMLVGDIIRPLDPEFMTPHPRVRNPMFAPFFDNCIGAIDGTHIEVVVPMTELITHMNRKSKTSQNVLAICDFDLRFTFIVTGWSGSVHDMRVFKAALDKFGSLFPHPPQGKFYVVDSGFSNQPGYLAPYKGTKYHLQEYNQGPPTRVSRLEP